The following is a genomic window from Zerene cesonia ecotype Mississippi chromosome 25, Zerene_cesonia_1.1, whole genome shotgun sequence.
TTTGATGACTGATGATCtatgattttttatcaacagtaaaaattatcaaattgaaaacaaatgtCTTTAATGTAAAGGTGTGCATTTATGAGAAAAtataagtagtttaatagtaaACAATACtgttaagatataaatatgaatgtagCAATCGGAAGAATTGTAACAACGCAGTCGTATAGGTTATGTTATAGGACTAcgtacaaatatttacaagctCCAGTAACCTCAAGATGTCCTGTTATACAACTACGAAGCTACTGCGACAACAAAGTAGAAACTCGGAGATTGCCCCAATTAATGGAATTTCCACCAATAGTGTGGCCATcgtttataaagtttataaaaaattggatGTTCGCGACATTCATCATTCGGCCGTATTTTGATCAAGAATTTAGTTTGGCGGAGTTTATTGAAGCTTCCAAACATGCTGTGCAGGTGTTTTTCATTAATCTATTTCTTTAATTGCTTATAGTATGCAGTAAGGTAATATATAAAGGTAATCTTTTAGATATTATCTATGtcattgtgatttttttttattgttaagtaGCCAGACACATTGCTGTCtgcattgtacaataaaggtagaattatttataaagattgaaACTGTAACTGTTTATGGGGTTGTATTTCttacatcaataaataatataatgtaaatgataGGAGAGGGCTACTGGCTACATTCAACAAAGGAcaggaaaagaaaaaatatttcaataaaattctcatattatgtatttataaacaatcaaaTGGTAATATAAGCTTTAAACTCTAAATTTTTGGCAACTTTATGGCATTTatcatattgaaataattctaTATCCTTTTAGGTGGTTTCAGAAGGTTTACAAAATAGTGATTTTAAATCATTGGAAGGGCTGGTAGACAAAGATGCTGTTACATCACTCAAGTCTGCTATTTCACAGCTGTCTATTTCACAACGACAATTGTTAAGTATTGATAaggaagatatattttatgcatttcCTTATCAGGTTAGTCATGAAGATTTTAATGTTGTGTTCCTTTTTACCTTAAGTTTGAcaccaataattaaaaaatcgacaattactaatgttttaaaaccGCCTTTAATACTTTGCCAGTAACAACTTCTGTGATGACAAAGTATAATTTTAcccatataatattgtgtttctGTATTATTTCAGGTGGGAGTTATGTTTGATGATGCTGACAAGAGATGGGTGGAAATAACAATGTGTTATCATGTCCTTAGGGGACTCAAACATATGAAGGAAACAGGGGATTTGCCCCCAATTACTTTAGGGTAAGTACTGAATATTTTTGTggattagtttaaaatatagaagcTGTCTGCTATTACAATTCTCTCAAAAGtcttcttaatttaaaatataagatcatacactaaattaatatcaatttttttttctgttactGTGGATGTAAAAGgaactatttgttttttcaatagTGTTTAATGTGTGAAAAAGAATCTTTCATGCTTGATCatgtttgtgaaataaattaagatcTATGCTTAATAATGtctattagtaataaaattggtACACTATGGACCCCATTTTTAAGTATAAGctgtatatattgtaaattattattatataattttatgtttcagCGGCCATCCAGAGTTTgaagacaaaatatttatattgaactaTAGATTCATTAGAGAATTCACAAAAGGAGTAGAAGACAGTTGGTGGATAAATATTGTGAATCATTTTCAACCTCAGAACCTTGTTAAGAGACAGTGACTTCCCTTAGACAATAAGTaggatatattaaaattttcttggcctgaatttgcttttttttaataaggcCAGCATGCTTCATTATTTCGAAAGAAGTCAAAATCAACTAAAGGATACTATTTTTGCTGAAACataagtttattgtttgtattttttcaattttatttagcatTCAGTACTATCTAAAAcatgttgaataaaaaaagtataaactaaaaaatataattgatctTTCAAAATATGCCCTCTTATActgtataacataataaaatactatttacataaatagaaCTTACAGACTGAcctttgtacaaaaaaaaaaatacaaatcatatttttatactaataaaatttggaTCTGGCTAGTCGGGACAAATACAGCTACAGTGtatgagaaaataaatcagttatgtttgaaaaatgttttattgatcttattaaaattcctTATTACAAACATGCACTATTAATATGTAGCACAACATAAtcaataatcttttttttcttcatacaGCACCAGATAGAAGTctttcaataacaatatagatttttttttccaaaagtCTAAAATACATCACAATGATCATGAAATTCTTTGCAGGCACTTCTTATTATTCCCAATAATTGAGTTGTGTTATctgtaaagaaataataatcattttatttgtatcctATGCTTGAGAAAtgcaaagaaaattattggAACCATGAGTCATCTAATTCTTTGAAGAGGATCTTTGCACACCTTTTTTTCTAAGGAATTGTTTGTCAGGATACAATATAGTAGATGTATACAGTGCAGTCAGTAAGTAATATGtgctatattatacataaaactcATCTATATATGTCCCCTATACAGCCCCCTAAAAGCAAACCCAGCCTATATAACCTGGGTCACAGTGGCTTTGGCAGTTAACAGATGGTAAAGGTGAGTAAAATTGTGTTTCAAATTTGTGATAgcataaaatttagttttcatatattttactttacaaTTGTTTTAGAAACCGCCTCGTCTATTGGGGGACACTTAGGAAGATAACAACCCCTTTTCAGACACCCTCACagtctaattatttataataattattattttctatataaatgcACCTCGGTGCAAGTTTAGTAGCGCGTTCTATACtctaaatttatcaataaaattaattatgtagatttataactgataaaataagtaaattaaaaaaaaacaatatcaacaaattatgaaatcaAGAATACAATAATGCGATTCATTTTTGTCTTCAAATAATCACAATAAAGTAACCCATCGCGTAAAAAAC
Proteins encoded in this region:
- the LOC119836698 gene encoding m-AAA protease-interacting protein 1, mitochondrial; translation: MNVAIGRIVTTQSYRLCYRTTYKYLQAPVTSRCPVIQLRSYCDNKVETRRLPQLMEFPPIVWPSFIKFIKNWMFATFIIRPYFDQEFSLAEFIEASKHAVQVVSEGLQNSDFKSLEGLVDKDAVTSLKSAISQLSISQRQLLSIDKEDIFYAFPYQVGVMFDDADKRWVEITMCYHVLRGLKHMKETGDLPPITLGGHPEFEDKIFILNYRFIREFTKGVEDSWWINIVNHFQPQNLVKRQ